The following proteins are encoded in a genomic region of Magnolia sinica isolate HGM2019 chromosome 1, MsV1, whole genome shotgun sequence:
- the LOC131228747 gene encoding uncharacterized protein LOC131228747 — translation MGDLEQQSLVPKETALQALNTIIQLHFEKTLEKKRAVDLQKKELWRFFHIFFLFLALVLATQALSPKLQCKHCWIPIGLLSLGHLIFYVSVAQTLRCINGFKYQRRCHKLTLGLATERLKQLKMRMLEDEDDFEIHYQEPPETYFAKFKRNWALYFAFFIITFAFSVSASVVLLCF, via the coding sequence ATGGGGGATTTGGAGCAGCAGTCATTGGTTCCTAAAGAGACAGCATTGCAAGCACTCAACACAATCATCCAGCTCCATTTCGAGAAAACCCTAGAGAAGAAGAGGGCCGTCGATCTCCAGAAGAAGGAGCTCTGGAGGTTCTTccacatcttcttcctcttcctagcATTGGTGCTGGCCACGCAGGCGCTTTCTCCCAAGCTCCAATGCAAGCACTGCTGGATCCCCATCGGCCTCCTCTCCCTGGGCCACCTCATCTTCTACGTGTCAGTCGCCCAGACGCTGAGGTGCATCAACGGCTTCAAGTATCAGAGGAGATGCCACAAGCTGACGCTGGGGCTGGCGACGGAGCGTCTCAAGCAGTTGAAGATGAGGATGTTGGAAGATGAGGATGACTTCGAGATACATTATCAGGAGCCTCCTGAGACTTATTTCGCCAAGTTCAAGAGGAATTGGGCTCTCTATTTTGCTTTCTTCATCATTACTTTTGCCTTTTCCGTCTCTGCTTCCGTTGTCCTCCTCTGCTTCTAG